The segment atatatgtgtgtatgtgtctgtgtgtgtgtatatatatgtgtttttatatatacatgtgtatatatattatatacacatatatctatgtatatatgtgtacatatacttatatatacacataaacatatataaatacatatatacacatgtatacacatatatacatacatacgtgtatatatatacatacataaatatataaatatatacatatatacatgcattgggctatataagtaaacattgattgattcattgattgattgattgacatacatatgtacacatatatatagacatacatgtatacatatgtatatatacatatatattcatacatacgtatatatatatacatatatacacatatacatgcatagacatacacatatatagacatacatgtatacatacacatatatacatatatatacatacatacgtacatatatacacatatacatgcgtagacatatatacacatatatacgtaaacacacatatatacatttatgtatatatacacgcatagacatactgtacatatatacacatacatatagacatacatatatgtatatatacacatatacatacatacatacgtgtatatatacagtgtgtatacatatatacacatatacatgcgtagacatacatatatatatacacatacatacataaacatacatatatacatatatgtatatacatacacatatacatacatacatatataaatatataatatatatccatgtgtatacacatttatataaatatataatatacatatatatatataatatacatacacacatgtatatacagtataatatatatatatgtatatatatatgtatatatgtacacacacacacgtacatatatattttattttaattttttaattgatCTTTGAACTTTTTAAAtggggatgaataagaatcgcgatttggACCTAAATGGACATTTCCTGGTCACTTGGATGTTTCAGATGCTCGGTCAGAAGAACCCAGCCGCGGTCTGCGGCCTTTAAAGAGGACTCCATCAGGGAAGTTCCAAAGCGTCTCTCTGCGcctgaacaacaacaacattacagACCTGGACCAGCTCCACCAGACCGTGGGACACTTCCTGGCTGAACCATGGCGACTGGCCTGGGTGGACCTCTCCTTCAACCACATCACACACATCCACCCGGTGAGTTCCTGCAGCAGAGACTACTTCCTGCTTTCTGCTCAGACCTGGGACGTCAACTCCTGCTGACCTAATTGGTCCGTCTGTTGCCATAGCAACTCATGTCAGGTGACAGCAAATAGACACAAATAGCAGTAGAAACTCTGAAAGAATGACAATACAAAGGTCAGTtcagtgatgtgcgataccactcaCTTTCTTTACGATACGATACCAAGAAAAATTCGGGCTGATACTGTGTGCAAATATACCCAACGTGTCTGtgaaaatgttaaatattttcaaatatctaaaaaaaacaaaagtaaaatcctaaactaaaaataatatacttagtcacctataacacaaagtttTATATAAAAtatccgttttttgtttttttttagcatcttaaaaaaaatatatcaaatgggCCCCTCCATACTGGACCTGACTTTTTAGTAGGCGGCCCTTGGGGGAAACAGTTTGGATCTAAAATATTGGACGCTctcaaaatagaaataaaatataCTTAACATATAAAGAACGTTGAGTTagttaatgaaaaataaaacaaatattcatCTATGAGTTTATTTGAAAAACCTTCAAATGTAAACACTGTTAAGTatgtaactgaacattaatatttttgtacaggcagaaTTTGGACTACTAGGTTATGCAATAATATTATTCTAATTGTACTCTTATTTGGGAAATAATAGTAAAACGTTAGAAAACGAGCAAAAAAAATGAGGTGATACTAAAATatcgataccagatctttatgttCTAAAACCGATATTCAAATGAAAATGTCGATACTTTTGATATTTTGGTTCAGGGGTGTCCACATTTTtccacatactgaaaagtcaagtatGGGAAGgtgattttttaataataataaaaaaattctatattagtttaaaatgttcatattttcctcttcttttttttccaatttttgctctttttttgtattttggcaATCAagcaattaaattaattaaaaaaaaaaatctggtacacacttcaaaaaatatattgtgttacttaacacatgttacagttagcattttcacATGCTAACATTGCCATAGTATACACTTACAGTAAGTGTCATATTTTAGTAGTTCACTtgtgctaacagtaagcatgctattgttagcattcaaacataatattgttaaCATTGtagcttttttagctcattttgcccaAATTCTTTTTTACTGGACACTGTCTGGCctgcgtgctaactgttagcatgctaacattaatatgccaGCTTTTTTATGTTTCTAGCACATTTTGTTAGTCAATGCAGatattataaacaaaaaatatccaGGTACAAATCTCAAAGTGATATTTTTAGGTACTTGACGTATGTCACAGTTAACTTTTAAACATGCTAACGCAAGCATGCTATCTTTTATAGCTAATTGAGCAGGTATAGGCCTAAGTgtctatgttattcacatgtgaataatgctgtataatagactgtatttatgttattcacatgtgaataatgatgtataatagactgtatttatattattcacatgtaaaaaaaatagctaagtgtttattgtctattgtgagagaactgtggtgctgaatttcccccaaggatcaataaagtactttctattctatttttattcTAAATACATGACATTTCTGCTGAAATTGCATTTTCTCGTTCCTTGAAAACAATCTTGATATTGTCGTGGTTTTGAAAGTGAAACCAGACAAAATGGCCCAGCATCTTTGgatttgtcagtctgtggccctcagtggcaAAAGATGCTCTAAGTTGCATGATTATTAAAGCAGTACTATGATTATTATACCAAGTACTATGATTATTAAAGCAGTACTATGATTATTAGACCAAGTATTATGATTATTAGACCAGTACTATGATTATTAGACAAGTACTAtgattattatcaatcaatcaatcaatcaatgtttacttatatagccctaaatcactagtgtctcaaagggctgcacaaaccactacgacatcctcggtaggcccacataagggcaaggaaaactcacacccagtgggacgtcggtgacaatgatgactatgagaaccttggagaggaggaaagcaatggatgtcgagcgggtccaacatgatactgtgaaagttcaatccataatggattcaacacagtcgcgagagtccagtccaaagcggatccaacacagcagcgagagtcccgttcatagcggagccagcaggaaaccatcccaagcggaggcggatcagcagcgcagagatgtccccagccgatacacaggcaagcagtacatggccaccggatcggaccggaccccctccacaagggagagtgggacatagaagaaaaagaaaagaaacggcagatcaactggtctaaaaagggagtctatttaaaggctagagtatacaaatgagttttaaggtgagacttaaatgcttctagacCAGTATTATGATTATTAGACCAAGTACTATGATTATTAGAGCAGTCCTATGATTATTAGAGCAGTTCTATGATTATTAGACCAGTACTATGATTATTAGACCATTACTATGATTATTAGACCAAGTATTATGATTATTAGACCAGTACTATGATTATTAGACAAGTACTATGATTAGTAGACCAAGTACTATGATTATTAAAGCAGTACTATGATTATTAGACCAAGTATTATGATTATTAGACCAGTACTATGATTATTAGACCAGTACTATGATTATTAGAGCAGTACTATGATTATTAGACAAGTACTATGATTATTAGACCAGTATTATGATTATTAGACCAAGTACTATGATTATTAGACCAGTACTATGATTATTAGAGCAGTTCTATGATTATTAGACCAAGTACTATGATTATTAGACCAGTACTATGATTATTAGACAAAGTACTATGATTATTAGAGCAGTACTATGATTATTAGACCAGAACTATGATTATTAGACCAAGTACTATGATTATTAGAGCAGTACTGATTATTAGACCCAGTACTATGATTATTAGAGCAGTACTATGATTATTAGACCAAGTACTATGATTATTAGACCAAGTACTATGATTATTAGACCAAGTACTATGATTATTAGAGCAGTACTATTTAGTTTCAGGCATCTGGTGAGTTAGCGGCTGTGCTATGATTTGTGTCTCCAGGTTCTGTGCGAGCTGCCTGAACTGCAAGTGTTGTATCTCCATGGCAACCGCATCTTCACCCTGTCAGGTGTGGACAAGCTGGGAGTTCTTTCCCTCCTGCACACCATCACACTCCACGGCAACATCATAGAATCCCACAAGGCCTACAGGTAGTTGTGATCCTTGCAGACCAAGGTCATGTCACCATGTCTTCCATCTCTCTTCAACAACCACACCTTGTCCACGGCTGCTGTTTGCACTTTGCTGTCACACGCCAGCAAGGACTTTAAATGAAGGCCAATGCTTAAGTTTTCTTTGGTCCTGTTTAGGACTCACGTGATTTTGTCTCTGCCTGCATTAAAGACCATGGATTTCAGTGCTGTGACCCCTCAGGAGAGAACCTTGGCACACATTTGGCAGCACAGCACCAGAAATACACTTCACTGAAGGTCAGAGCACACATATcacataatatacacatatataggtattattatttacatatattgaatattatatacatataaagttaaagttaaagtagcaatgattgtcacacacacactaggtgtggtgaaatgtgtcctctgcatttgacccatcccatgttccaccccctgggaggtgaggggagcagtgagcagcagcagtggccacgcccgggaatcattttatgttgatttaacccccaattccaagccttgatgctgagtaccaagcagggaggtaacagctcccatttttatagtctttggtatgacccagccggggtttgaactcacaacctacccatctcagggcgggcactctaaccactaggccactgagtagtgtaATGTCAATACATTGACATTATATAGATATtgatatcattatatatatatatatatatatatatatattgacattaTTTTATGCATATATTGATGTATTGACATTATATACATTGATTggcattaaatacatattattgtatacatatattgaCACTATATACACATTTAACAGCAGTGcacatacattattatatacatatattgacatGATCATATACATGTATtgatattattatatacatatattgacaCTATTTTATGCATGTATTGATATCATATACACATTGAtatcagtatatacatatatttatattgttatatacatatattgacatTATTTGATGTACATATGGATATCATATACATGTATTGACATTATATACACATtgatatcatatacatatattggctttatatacata is part of the Nerophis ophidion isolate RoL-2023_Sa linkage group LG13, RoL_Noph_v1.0, whole genome shotgun sequence genome and harbors:
- the lrrc51 gene encoding leucine rich repeat containing 51, whose amino-acid sequence is MLTCAQVKVCCVRTGESGMERCGAPVDLSFKAISNFADARSEEPSRGLRPLKRTPSGKFQSVSLRLNNNNITDLDQLHQTVGHFLAEPWRLAWVDLSFNHITHIHPVLCELPELQVLYLHGNRIFTLSGVDKLGVLSLLHTITLHGNIIESHKAYRTHVILSLPALKTMDFSAVTPQERTLAHIWQHSTRNTLH